A window of Vicinamibacterales bacterium contains these coding sequences:
- a CDS encoding PBP1A family penicillin-binding protein — protein sequence MATYVVRLAKNAGLIILFVLAAILGSVSGVLFAFAGDLPQISALDDYAPSTITRVYGAHGEVVGEFSTQRRVVIPYEGMAPVLRNAIIAAEDAEFEQHLGFSVPHIMMAAARDALAKARGLATGKYTRPKGASTITQQLARGLFAQEVGYESGDVSFERKIKEMLVAIQIEKRYTKHEILAFYANQMYLGEGAYGVEAAARAYFGKSAKDVNLDEAAMIAGLFKTWRNAPTVNMERAKIRQAYVLQQMAEERYVTQQQADEAKARPIVLSQSTGRTDSIAPYFVEEVRKDLEARYGAKQLYESGLAVQTALDIRLQDAANRALDQGVRRIDHLHGFRKPKRNVLDERHTIEGFKDPRWIRPFGENDVVPAIVTDVEAAAIHARAGDYHLIIDKKGFAWTRKTPPQIVRRGDLVEARLLSLDAAARNGTASLDQPPLVQGSALAIDNRTGQIRMMVGGDNFEQSKFNRATQAFRQVGSAFKPFVYTTAIDRGYTPATILQDTPVTYPGGPGQPPYSPHNYENDFWGPITLRRALEHSRNVPAIKVMDALGPKQVIGYARRFGLTAPLPPYLPIALGAGDETLLEMTSAYSVFPNQGVRMAPYSILKVTDRTGNLLEENRPMPQDAIRADTAFVMLNLLRGVIERGTGVKAAALNWPIAGKTGTTEDFGDAWFIGFDPDLTLGVWVGYDQKKPLGSGMTGAEAALPIWIEIFKTWIGDRKEPPQFQPPGNIVFVAIDKTTGSLAEGEPGAINEAFIAGTQPGSIR from the coding sequence ATGGCCACCTACGTCGTCCGCCTCGCCAAGAACGCCGGCCTCATCATCCTGTTCGTCCTCGCGGCGATCCTGGGCTCGGTCAGCGGCGTGCTGTTCGCGTTTGCCGGCGACCTGCCGCAGATCTCCGCGCTCGACGACTATGCGCCGAGCACGATTACGCGCGTCTATGGCGCGCATGGCGAGGTGGTCGGCGAATTCTCGACCCAACGGCGCGTCGTCATTCCGTACGAAGGGATGGCCCCGGTCCTGCGCAATGCGATCATCGCCGCCGAGGACGCCGAATTCGAGCAGCACCTCGGCTTCAGCGTCCCCCACATCATGATGGCGGCAGCGCGCGACGCGCTCGCCAAGGCGCGCGGCCTGGCGACCGGCAAGTACACGCGGCCGAAGGGCGCGAGCACGATCACCCAGCAGCTCGCCCGCGGCCTGTTCGCGCAGGAGGTCGGCTACGAATCCGGCGACGTCAGCTTCGAACGCAAGATCAAGGAGATGCTCGTCGCCATCCAGATCGAGAAGCGCTATACCAAGCACGAGATCCTGGCCTTCTACGCCAATCAGATGTACCTCGGCGAGGGAGCCTACGGCGTCGAAGCGGCGGCGCGCGCCTACTTCGGCAAGTCGGCGAAGGACGTGAACCTCGACGAGGCGGCGATGATCGCCGGCCTGTTCAAGACGTGGCGCAACGCCCCGACCGTCAACATGGAACGCGCGAAGATCCGCCAGGCGTACGTGCTGCAGCAGATGGCCGAAGAGCGCTACGTCACCCAGCAGCAGGCGGACGAGGCCAAGGCCCGCCCGATCGTGCTGTCGCAATCGACCGGCCGCACCGACTCGATCGCGCCGTATTTCGTCGAAGAGGTCCGCAAGGATCTCGAGGCACGCTACGGCGCCAAGCAGCTCTATGAGAGCGGGCTGGCCGTGCAGACGGCGCTCGACATCAGGCTGCAGGACGCGGCGAACCGCGCCCTCGACCAGGGCGTACGCCGCATCGACCATCTCCACGGCTTCCGCAAGCCGAAGCGCAACGTCCTCGACGAGCGCCACACGATCGAAGGCTTCAAGGACCCCCGCTGGATCCGCCCGTTCGGCGAGAACGACGTCGTGCCCGCGATCGTCACCGACGTCGAAGCGGCGGCGATCCACGCGCGCGCCGGCGACTACCACCTGATCATCGACAAGAAGGGCTTCGCCTGGACGCGCAAGACGCCGCCGCAGATCGTCCGCCGCGGCGACCTCGTCGAAGCCCGTCTGCTCTCGCTCGATGCGGCCGCGCGCAACGGCACGGCGTCCCTCGATCAGCCGCCGCTCGTCCAGGGATCGGCCCTGGCGATTGACAACCGCACCGGCCAGATCCGGATGATGGTCGGCGGCGACAACTTCGAGCAGAGCAAGTTCAACCGTGCCACGCAGGCCTTCCGCCAGGTCGGATCGGCGTTCAAGCCGTTCGTCTACACGACGGCGATCGACCGAGGCTACACGCCGGCGACGATTCTCCAGGACACGCCGGTGACCTATCCGGGCGGCCCGGGCCAGCCGCCGTATTCACCACACAACTACGAAAACGATTTCTGGGGACCGATCACGCTCCGCCGGGCGCTCGAACACTCGCGCAACGTGCCGGCGATCAAGGTGATGGACGCGCTCGGCCCCAAGCAGGTGATCGGCTACGCCCGCCGCTTCGGCCTGACGGCGCCGCTCCCGCCGTACCTGCCGATCGCACTCGGCGCCGGCGACGAGACGCTGCTCGAAATGACCAGCGCCTACTCCGTGTTCCCGAACCAGGGAGTCCGCATGGCGCCTTACTCGATCCTCAAGGTGACCGACCGCACCGGCAACCTGCTGGAAGAGAACCGTCCGATGCCGCAGGACGCCATCCGCGCCGACACCGCCTTCGTGATGCTCAACCTGCTCCGCGGCGTCATCGAGCGTGGCACCGGCGTCAAGGCCGCGGCGCTCAACTGGCCGATTGCCGGCAAGACGGGCACCACCGAGGACTTCGGCGACGCGTGGTTCATCGGCTTCGACCCGGACCTGACGCTGGGCGTCTGGGTGGGCTACGACCAGAAGAAGCCGCTCGGATCGGGCATGACCGGCGCCGAGGCGGCCCTGCCGATCTGGATCGAGATCTTCAAGACGTGGATCGGCGACCGGAAGGAGCCGCCGCAGTTCCAGCCGCCCGGCAACATCGTGTTCGTCGCCATCGACAAGACCACGGGGTCGCTGGCGGAAGGAGAGCCCGGCGCGATCAACGAGGCGTTCATCGCAGGCACGCAGCCGGGTTCGATTCGCTGA
- a CDS encoding SPOR domain-containing protein, translating to MTHDAAHLHEDGFHEIQLSGKQLVFLFMATTILAVVIFLCGVQVGRNVRGGDRPSVESSDTVAAQSTAPPPASVTTQAVPSSGPPAAEPPPPAQEPDDDLSYAKRLQQAEPGAGDKLSPPPSHAASKPLDTRPAAAAPAKTSAPTPPPAVAAARPEVGPPAASASQAKPGQWIVQLSAIKDRGQAASLAHELVGKGYPAFVLDPAPGAPPIYRVQIGGYPDQGKADEVARRLKRDEHYNPYVRSR from the coding sequence ATGACCCACGACGCCGCCCATCTCCACGAGGACGGGTTTCACGAGATCCAGCTCAGTGGCAAGCAGCTCGTGTTCCTGTTTATGGCCACGACGATCCTCGCCGTCGTGATCTTCCTGTGCGGCGTCCAGGTGGGCCGGAACGTCCGCGGGGGCGATCGCCCCTCCGTCGAATCGTCGGACACCGTCGCCGCGCAATCGACGGCGCCGCCGCCCGCGTCCGTAACGACGCAGGCCGTGCCGTCGAGCGGTCCGCCGGCGGCCGAGCCTCCTCCGCCCGCGCAGGAGCCTGACGACGACTTGAGCTACGCCAAGCGGCTGCAACAGGCCGAGCCTGGGGCCGGCGACAAGCTGTCGCCGCCGCCGTCGCATGCGGCGTCCAAGCCGCTCGACACTCGGCCAGCCGCCGCCGCACCAGCCAAGACGTCGGCGCCGACACCGCCTCCCGCCGTCGCTGCCGCGCGGCCTGAGGTCGGGCCGCCGGCGGCCTCGGCGTCGCAGGCCAAACCCGGCCAGTGGATCGTGCAGCTCAGCGCCATCAAGGATCGCGGGCAGGCCGCAAGCCTGGCGCACGAGCTGGTCGGCAAAGGCTATCCGGCGTTCGTCCTCGACCCGGCGCCCGGCGCACCGCCCATCTACCGCGTCCAGATCGGCGGCTACCCGGATCAAGGCAAGGCGGACGAAGTGGCGCGCCGCTTGAAGCGGGACGAACACTACAACCCGTACGTCCGCTCGCGGTAG
- a CDS encoding nodulation protein NfeD translates to MRHILIIMSGFLVLGAGIAGRAGTVPIVESATVDGIIHPVSAEFMRGAIAKADADGAALVVFTLHTPGGLLDSTRDINNAIISARTPVAVFVGPAGNRAASAGFLITMAADVAAMAPGTHIGAAHPVSGNGEPVDEVMAKKMASDTAAYARTLAAQRGRNVPLVEQAVTESRSFTEREAIAATPPLIDLIATDVPDLIAKLDGRTIKRFNGTSTTLALAHAEVRTIDMTVAQRVLSAIAHPQIAYLLLTLGTLGLTIELWSPGAVLPGVAGGLCLLLAFFALQVLPVSYAGLALILLGFVLLVLEVKVTSHGVLAVGGTASLLFGSLMLIDSPLPELQIGLRVIFAVTLSVAGILVFLVTLGVRAQAQPAVSGESGMLHESGRAMTPIPAGGSGRVATHGEIWTATSLESIHEGDAVVVTAVNGLTLTVRRV, encoded by the coding sequence ATGCGACACATCCTAATCATCATGTCGGGCTTCCTCGTCCTTGGCGCCGGCATCGCCGGCCGCGCCGGCACGGTCCCGATCGTCGAGTCCGCGACGGTGGACGGCATCATCCACCCGGTCAGCGCCGAATTCATGCGCGGCGCCATCGCCAAGGCCGACGCCGACGGCGCGGCCCTGGTCGTCTTCACGCTGCACACGCCGGGCGGACTGCTCGACTCGACGCGCGACATCAACAACGCGATCATCTCGGCGCGGACGCCGGTCGCGGTGTTCGTCGGGCCGGCGGGCAACCGCGCCGCCTCCGCCGGATTCCTCATTACGATGGCCGCCGACGTCGCGGCGATGGCGCCAGGTACCCACATCGGCGCCGCCCACCCGGTGTCGGGCAACGGCGAGCCGGTCGACGAGGTGATGGCGAAGAAGATGGCGTCCGACACCGCGGCCTACGCGCGGACGCTGGCGGCGCAGCGCGGCCGCAACGTGCCGCTCGTCGAGCAGGCGGTGACCGAGAGCCGCTCGTTCACCGAACGGGAGGCGATCGCGGCCACCCCGCCGCTCATCGACCTGATCGCGACGGACGTGCCCGATCTCATCGCCAAGCTCGACGGCCGGACGATCAAGCGGTTCAACGGTACGTCCACGACGCTCGCCCTCGCCCACGCCGAGGTGCGGACCATCGACATGACCGTCGCGCAGCGAGTGCTCAGCGCGATCGCGCATCCACAGATCGCCTATCTGCTGCTGACGCTTGGCACGCTCGGACTGACGATCGAGCTGTGGAGTCCTGGGGCCGTCTTGCCCGGCGTCGCCGGCGGCCTCTGCCTGCTGCTGGCGTTCTTCGCGCTCCAGGTGCTGCCGGTCAGCTACGCGGGGCTCGCGTTGATCCTGCTCGGCTTCGTGCTGCTCGTCCTGGAGGTCAAGGTGACGAGCCACGGGGTGCTGGCGGTCGGCGGGACCGCAAGCTTGCTGTTCGGGTCGCTGATGCTGATCGACTCCCCCCTCCCGGAGCTGCAGATCGGCCTGCGCGTGATCTTCGCCGTCACGCTGAGCGTGGCCGGCATCCTGGTGTTTCTGGTGACGTTGGGGGTGCGCGCCCAGGCCCAGCCGGCGGTGAGCGGCGAAAGCGGTATGCTGCACGAGTCCGGGCGGGCCATGACCCCGATCCCCGCCGGCGGCAGCGGCCGCGTCGCGACCCACGGCGAGATCTGGACCGCAACCTCGCTCGAGTCGATACATGAAGGGGACGCGGTCGTCGTGACCGCGGTGAATGGCCTGACTTTGACGGTCCGGCGGGTCTAG
- the lnt gene encoding apolipoprotein N-acyltransferase: MDFVLALLSGAFLALSFPKFGHPACAWVALAPLLVAVARRPQSTRRAFSLGLLTGAIYFAGTLYWLVETMVTFGGLSTPLATVAAALLIAYLSLFPGFFALAQSRLVRVMGRRALLLAPCLWVASEMGRAYLLAGFPWELLGYSQAGVLPIAQVASVVGVYGLSAVVASVSAGAAYAILTNGAGRWRAAAAAIALVVAIGLWGALRLRSSRLTHEGTAVRVAVLQGNILQDQKWDPAMAGAIMQRYLELSREAIGRGAEFVLWPESALPQPYEADAPAREAIQRLARQAHVTLLVGSDRDEPVRPVDQAKPQVRLYNAAYLVQPDGTTGAIYRKIHLVPFGEYVPFKQLLFFVGPIVEAVSDFTPGTEPSLLPVNGHQASTAICYEVIYGSLMRAFVERGSELLTTITNDAWYGRSSAAYQHWQQASLRTIEEGRYLARAANTGISGFVDPYGRVLQQSGLFTSAVMTEDLRFLAGRTIYSRVGDVAGWASLAVTLIALVTTRRRVR, from the coding sequence GTGGATTTCGTTCTCGCGCTTCTCTCCGGCGCGTTCCTCGCGCTCAGCTTTCCGAAGTTCGGCCATCCCGCATGTGCCTGGGTGGCGCTGGCGCCACTGCTGGTCGCCGTCGCGCGGCGTCCGCAGTCTACGCGCCGCGCGTTCTCGCTCGGCCTGCTGACCGGCGCGATCTATTTCGCCGGGACTCTCTACTGGCTCGTCGAGACCATGGTGACGTTCGGTGGGTTGTCGACACCGCTCGCGACCGTCGCTGCGGCGCTGCTGATCGCCTACCTCTCCCTCTTCCCGGGTTTCTTCGCGCTGGCGCAGTCGCGTCTCGTGCGCGTGATGGGGCGCCGCGCGCTGCTGCTGGCCCCCTGCCTCTGGGTGGCCTCGGAGATGGGCCGCGCCTATCTCCTCGCCGGGTTCCCGTGGGAGCTGCTCGGTTACAGCCAGGCCGGCGTCCTGCCGATCGCGCAGGTGGCGAGCGTCGTCGGAGTCTACGGCTTGTCGGCTGTGGTCGCGAGCGTCAGCGCGGGGGCCGCCTACGCGATCCTGACGAACGGCGCCGGCCGCTGGCGCGCCGCCGCCGCCGCGATCGCGCTCGTCGTGGCGATCGGCCTCTGGGGCGCGCTGCGTCTCCGATCATCGCGGCTGACGCACGAGGGCACCGCGGTCCGCGTCGCCGTCCTGCAGGGGAACATTCTGCAGGATCAGAAATGGGATCCGGCGATGGCCGGAGCCATCATGCAGCGCTATCTCGAGCTCTCGCGCGAGGCGATCGGGCGAGGCGCGGAGTTCGTGCTGTGGCCCGAATCGGCATTGCCGCAGCCGTACGAGGCGGACGCGCCGGCCCGCGAGGCCATCCAGCGGCTGGCGCGGCAGGCGCACGTGACGCTCCTGGTCGGCAGCGATCGGGACGAACCGGTCCGCCCGGTCGATCAGGCGAAACCGCAGGTCCGTCTCTACAACGCGGCGTACCTCGTTCAGCCCGACGGTACGACCGGTGCGATCTACCGCAAGATTCACCTCGTGCCGTTCGGCGAATACGTGCCGTTCAAGCAGCTCCTCTTCTTCGTCGGACCGATCGTGGAGGCCGTCTCGGATTTCACGCCCGGCACCGAGCCGTCGCTGCTGCCGGTCAACGGGCACCAGGCCAGTACCGCCATCTGCTACGAGGTGATCTACGGCAGCCTGATGCGGGCGTTCGTCGAGCGCGGCAGCGAGCTGCTGACGACGATCACCAACGATGCGTGGTACGGCCGCTCGTCGGCGGCCTATCAGCACTGGCAGCAGGCGTCGCTGCGGACGATCGAAGAGGGACGCTATCTCGCGCGCGCCGCCAACACCGGCATCAGCGGCTTCGTCGATCCCTATGGACGCGTGCTGCAGCAGTCAGGGCTGTTTACCAGCGCGGTGATGACCGAGGACCTCCGATTTCTGGCCGGCCGCACGATCTACAGCCGCGTCGGCGACGTGGCCGGATGGGCATCGCTGGCGGTGACGCTGATCGCGCTGGTGACGACACGCCGCAGGGTAAGATAA
- the prfB gene encoding peptide chain release factor 2 (programmed frameshift), translating into MATLQPDEQLRRYQDLARRVSDLRSYLDAAKPADELVKIEQKASDPDFWKEPAAAQKILQRRKALEGDVSLSQSLQRRVDDLAVLVEWLQAGEDVLADLASGLDGLAGEVETGETKKMLGGEHDRKNAIITIHPGAGGTESQDWAEMLLRMYVRWSERKGFKRELFDMQPGDEAGIKSATLAIYGDYVYGMLLAEAGVHRLVRISPFDQAARRHTSFASLYVWPELPEDVDIEIDEKDLRVDTFRSSGAGGQHVNVTDSAIRLTHIPTGIVVSCQNERSQHKNRAQAMKVLKSRLFDIKMKEQEAKLAQLGGEKRDIAFGSQIRNYVLQPYQMVKDLRTKEQTGDVNRVLDGDIDPFIKAYLMKKAAGALLTPTDSGEEE; encoded by the exons ATGGCCACACTCCAACCCGACGAACAGCTCCGCCGCTATCAGGATCTCGCCCGGCGCGTATCCGATCTGCGGAGCTATCTT GACGCGGCGAAGCCCGCCGACGAACTCGTCAAGATAGAGCAGAAGGCCTCCGATCCCGACTTCTGGAAGGAGCCGGCTGCCGCCCAGAAGATCCTCCAGCGCCGCAAGGCGCTCGAAGGGGACGTCAGCCTGAGCCAGTCGCTGCAGCGCCGGGTCGACGACCTGGCGGTGCTGGTCGAGTGGCTGCAGGCCGGTGAAGACGTGCTCGCCGACCTCGCCAGCGGGCTCGACGGGCTCGCCGGCGAAGTGGAGACCGGCGAGACCAAGAAGATGCTCGGCGGCGAGCACGATCGCAAGAACGCGATCATCACCATCCATCCGGGCGCCGGCGGCACCGAATCGCAGGACTGGGCGGAGATGCTGCTGCGCATGTACGTGCGCTGGTCCGAGCGTAAGGGATTCAAACGCGAACTGTTCGACATGCAGCCGGGCGACGAGGCGGGCATCAAGAGCGCCACCCTGGCGATCTACGGCGATTACGTCTATGGCATGCTGCTCGCCGAGGCCGGGGTGCACCGCCTCGTACGCATCTCGCCCTTCGACCAGGCCGCGCGCCGGCACACGTCGTTCGCCTCACTCTATGTGTGGCCGGAGCTGCCGGAAGACGTCGACATCGAGATCGACGAGAAGGACCTCCGGGTCGACACCTTCCGCTCGAGCGGCGCCGGTGGTCAGCACGTCAACGTCACCGACTCCGCCATCCGCCTCACCCACATCCCGACCGGCATCGTCGTCTCATGCCAGAACGAGCGATCGCAGCACAAGAACCGCGCCCAGGCGATGAAGGTGCTCAAGTCGCGGCTGTTCGACATCAAGATGAAAGAGCAGGAGGCCAAGCTGGCGCAGCTGGGCGGCGAGAAGCGCGATATCGCCTTCGGCTCGCAGATCCGCAACTACGTGCTGCAGCCGTACCAGATGGTGAAGGACCTGCGCACCAAAGAGCAGACCGGCGACGTCAATCGCGTGCTCGACGGCGACATCGACCCGTTCATCAAGGCCTACCTGATGAAGAAGGCCGCCGGCGCCCTGCTGACTCCCACCGACTCGGGGGAGGAGGAGTAG
- a CDS encoding four helix bundle protein: protein MNPKTVELQARTRRFAASIITFCEQLPQTAACQRMVPQLIDSAGATDSNYRAACRGRSKAEFIAKLGVACEEADESKGWLLLLVESKQVEGPTVEALIQEADELTSIFAKSRITAEARKQEQDRLNKQASRTRSR, encoded by the coding sequence ATGAATCCGAAGACCGTTGAACTCCAGGCCCGCACTCGCCGATTTGCCGCGAGCATCATCACGTTTTGCGAACAACTTCCCCAGACGGCCGCGTGTCAGCGCATGGTCCCGCAATTGATCGACTCTGCAGGAGCCACCGACAGCAACTACCGCGCGGCGTGCCGCGGGAGAAGCAAGGCGGAGTTCATCGCGAAGCTGGGTGTCGCCTGTGAGGAGGCTGACGAATCGAAAGGCTGGCTGCTGCTGCTGGTCGAGTCGAAACAGGTCGAGGGGCCCACGGTCGAAGCGCTTATTCAGGAGGCCGACGAACTGACATCCATTTTCGCGAAATCACGTATTACTGCAGAAGCACGAAAGCAGGAACAAGATCGGTTGAACAAACAGGCGTCCCGAACTCGCTCTCGTTAA
- a CDS encoding tetratricopeptide repeat protein translates to MIGTAFLTLGLSLGAVRAEPSRILVVPFETPDRDGRTYWLGEGASIVMTDELNARGAGALSKSERDRAYEQLHLPPQASLSRATIIKVGQLVGAVEVIVGEVRVEGDTLTVRAEPIRVDVGRGETAIVEHGNLADFFGVVRNVAQRIAPGVAPVPVPSPPLQAFEPYVKALLAQQPATQAQFLETALQADPHYQRARLELWEVRTAQGDHLGALAAAKAVPSEAPESRRARFFAAVSLINLKQYDEAFTRLNQLQDGAPDPAVMNNLGIVQLHRAATPESGKAVYYFTKAAEGDPDNSDLLFNLGYAYASDRDPQGAIYWLREALRRDATDADAHFVLAAALDAAGNGVEAAGEREIAGQLSSRYGEGAARRDALPRGLERLSPDLDAAGTRSGVGQTIAMTAQRDQQDVANFHLERGRRLFQAEEDREAMTELRRAVFLSPYQAEAHLLIGRIHLRAGRPREAVDALKISIWSQDTVEARLALADAYLRLNDLAGARAQAHKALSMNPASEQAQALLQKIGG, encoded by the coding sequence ATGATCGGCACCGCCTTCCTCACGCTCGGCCTGTCGCTCGGCGCCGTCCGCGCCGAACCGTCGAGAATCCTCGTGGTCCCCTTCGAAACGCCGGACCGCGACGGGCGCACCTATTGGTTGGGCGAAGGCGCGTCGATCGTCATGACCGACGAGCTGAACGCGCGCGGCGCCGGCGCTCTTTCGAAGTCCGAGCGCGACCGCGCCTACGAGCAGCTGCATCTGCCGCCGCAGGCATCGCTCAGCCGCGCCACGATCATCAAGGTCGGACAGCTCGTCGGCGCCGTCGAAGTGATCGTCGGCGAAGTGCGTGTCGAGGGAGACACGCTGACGGTCCGCGCGGAACCGATCCGGGTCGACGTCGGTCGCGGCGAGACGGCGATCGTCGAGCATGGCAACCTCGCCGACTTTTTCGGGGTCGTCCGCAACGTCGCGCAACGGATCGCGCCAGGCGTCGCGCCGGTTCCGGTGCCGTCGCCGCCGCTCCAGGCCTTCGAGCCGTACGTCAAGGCGCTGCTCGCGCAGCAGCCGGCCACGCAGGCGCAGTTTCTCGAGACCGCGCTCCAGGCCGATCCGCACTATCAACGCGCGCGCCTCGAGCTGTGGGAGGTGCGGACGGCGCAAGGGGATCACCTCGGCGCGCTGGCGGCCGCGAAGGCCGTCCCCTCGGAAGCGCCCGAATCGCGGCGCGCGCGGTTCTTCGCCGCCGTCTCGCTCATCAACCTCAAGCAATACGACGAGGCGTTCACGCGGCTGAACCAGCTCCAGGACGGTGCTCCGGACCCTGCCGTGATGAACAACCTGGGGATCGTGCAGCTGCACCGCGCGGCGACGCCCGAAAGCGGCAAGGCGGTCTACTACTTCACCAAGGCGGCCGAGGGCGATCCGGACAATTCCGACCTGCTGTTCAATCTCGGCTACGCCTACGCCAGCGATCGCGATCCGCAGGGGGCCATCTACTGGCTGCGCGAGGCGCTACGCCGCGACGCGACGGACGCCGATGCGCACTTCGTGCTGGCCGCCGCGCTGGACGCCGCCGGCAACGGCGTCGAGGCGGCGGGCGAGCGCGAGATCGCCGGGCAGCTGTCGTCGCGCTACGGTGAGGGCGCCGCCCGCCGCGACGCGCTGCCGCGCGGGCTCGAACGGCTGTCGCCCGACCTCGACGCCGCCGGGACGCGCAGCGGCGTCGGCCAGACGATCGCGATGACCGCGCAGCGCGACCAGCAGGACGTGGCCAACTTCCATCTGGAGCGCGGCCGCCGGCTGTTCCAGGCCGAGGAGGACCGCGAGGCGATGACCGAGCTGCGCCGCGCGGTCTTCCTCTCGCCCTACCAGGCGGAAGCGCACCTGCTGATCGGCCGCATCCATTTGCGCGCCGGGCGTCCGCGCGAAGCGGTCGACGCGCTGAAGATCTCGATCTGGAGCCAGGACACCGTCGAGGCGCGCCTGGCACTGGCCGACGCGTATCTGCGGCTCAACGACCTCGCCGGCGCGCGCGCGCAGGCGCACAAGGCGCTGTCGATGAACCCCGCGTCCGAGCAGGCACAGGCGCTGCTTCAGAAGATAGGAGGGTAG
- a CDS encoding slipin family protein, translating to MLIVAAVVAFYLFSSIKILNEYERAVIFRLGKLLPQAKGPGVIFVFPPIDRMARVSLRTIVMDVPSQDVMTRDNVSVKVNAVVYFRVVDPSKAINEVESYHYATSQLAQTTLRSVLGQVELDDLLAARDRLNQQLQQILDQHTEPWGVKVASVEVKQVDLPPDMQRAMAKQAEAEREKRAKIVHASGELEASKQLAQAATAMSVEPMTITLRYLQTLTEIASEKNSTIIFPLPIELMNLLKPLTKAP from the coding sequence ATGTTGATTGTCGCCGCGGTCGTCGCGTTCTATTTGTTCAGCTCCATCAAGATCCTGAACGAGTACGAGCGGGCCGTCATCTTCCGTCTGGGCAAGCTGCTGCCGCAGGCCAAGGGGCCCGGCGTCATTTTCGTCTTCCCACCCATCGACCGGATGGCCCGGGTCAGCCTGCGCACCATCGTCATGGACGTGCCGTCGCAGGACGTCATGACGCGCGACAACGTGTCGGTGAAGGTGAACGCGGTCGTCTACTTCCGCGTCGTCGATCCGTCCAAGGCAATCAACGAAGTCGAGAGCTACCACTACGCGACCTCGCAGCTCGCGCAGACGACGCTGCGCAGCGTGCTCGGCCAGGTCGAGCTCGACGACCTGTTGGCAGCGCGCGACCGCCTCAATCAGCAACTGCAGCAGATTCTCGATCAGCACACCGAGCCCTGGGGCGTGAAGGTCGCGTCGGTCGAAGTGAAGCAGGTCGATCTGCCGCCCGACATGCAGCGCGCCATGGCCAAGCAGGCGGAAGCCGAGCGCGAGAAGCGTGCTAAGATCGTGCACGCATCAGGCGAGCTCGAGGCTTCGAAGCAATTGGCGCAGGCGGCAACCGCCATGTCAGTCGAACCCATGACGATCACGCTGCGCTACCTGCAGACGCTCACCGAGATCGCCTCGGAAAAGAACTCCACGATCATCTTTCCGCTGCCGATCGAATTGATGAACCTGCTCAAACCGCTGACCAAGGCCCCTTAG